The following proteins are encoded in a genomic region of Arachis stenosperma cultivar V10309 chromosome 4, arast.V10309.gnm1.PFL2, whole genome shotgun sequence:
- the LOC130974870 gene encoding protein FAR1-RELATED SEQUENCE 5-like — translation MTRDYEIPVFKRKWVQLIEEFGIEDKSWVINMYEEKHMWATAYLRGKFFAGFRTTSRCEGLHSVVGRYVGSRYDLTSFVEHFQRCVAHMRFNEFNADYESTHGVPVMQTCIELLERYAAELYTHEIFLFFWPFLSRAGSMRVLNINNTDDCIKYIVCKHGRPDFTWTVDFRQEEMIFMCTCLRMESFGIPCEHIVKVVVDRDIREIPRSLVLDRWTKKVKSALNDPSGFTRDAVVISRQSALVEFSKQLAAVAAKVPEKYEETRDLIMGLYSSYKAADEGDNQPHSGVARSSNPYVHPTTGGSGQPSKKKKRQRCSVCQMEGHKKTTCPWQKDIDNNVIENEAIGSDDGDMCTEATAELDSDS, via the coding sequence atGACAAGAGACTACGAGATTCCCGTGTTTAAGCGTAAGTGGGTTCAGCTTATTGAAGAATTTGGCATTGAGGATAAGTCGTGGGTGATCAACATGTACGAAGAGAAGCATATGTGGGCTACTGCATATCTAAGAGGAAAATTCTTTGCTGGCTTTAGAACTACATCAAGATGTGAAGGTTTACACTCAGTAGTGGGAAGGTATGTGGGGTCGCGGTATGATTTGACAAGTTTTGTAGAGCATTTTCAAAGGTGTGTAGCACACATGCGCTTTAACGAATTTAATGCTGATTATGAATCTACACATGGGGTGCCCGTCATGCAAACTTGTATAGAGCTGCTAGAGAGATATGCTGCTGAGTTATACACTCATGagatatttcttttcttttggcCATTTCTCTCCAGAGCTGGATCAATGCGGGTTCTAAACATAAATAATACCGATGATTGCATAAAGTACATTGTGTGTAAGCATGGGAGGCCCGATTTTACGTGGACCGTTGATTTTCGTCAAGAAGAAATGATCTTCATGTGTACCTGTTTACGAATGGAGTCATTTGGTATTCCCTGCGAACATATTGTGAAAGTAGTGGTTGACAGAGACATCCGTGAGATTCCTCGGTCATTGGTATTGGATAGATGGACAAAAAAGGTTAAATCAGCACTCAATGATCCAAGTGGGTTCACCAGGGATGCTGTTGTTATTAGTCGTCAAAGTGCTTTAGTGGAATTTTCTAAACAACTGGCTGCTGTTGCTGCTAAAGTACCAGAGAAATATGAAGAGACACGTGATTTAATTATGGGATTGTACTCATCTTACAAGGCTGCAGACGAAGGAGATAATCAACCTCACTCAGGTGTAGCTAGAAGTAGCAATCCGTATGTGCATCCAACCACTGGAGGCTCAGGACAACCATCTAAGAAGAAGAAGCGGCAACGTTGTAGTGTTTGTCAAATGGAAGGACATAAGAAGACAACATGTCCTTGGCAAAAGGACATTGACAACAACGTTATAGAAAATGAAGCTATCGGTTCGGACGATGGCGACATGTGTACCGAAGCGACGGCTGAGTTAGATAGTGATAGTTAG
- the LOC130974868 gene encoding aspartic proteinase CDR1-like produces the protein MALVQETLILVLLTFSTWCFSTSISTNSSTTTSLAKLPNATTAKPKRLVTKLIHQRSVHHPHYNQSETAKERIELDIQHSIARVTYLHARIEGTMAANDHRTQLSPSSSGRTIMANISVGQPPTPQLVVMDTASEIFWIMCNPCSNCDQHLGQLFDPSKSSTYTQLCRTPCGFRGCNCHPLDRSPFSITYADHSSASGTLAYETLVFETSDEGSIQIPNIEFGCGRDIVYNNDPGYNGILGLNNAPMSLASQIGHKFSYCIGSLADKSSNYNQLILGEGADLEGYPTHFQALRGMYYITMEGISIGEKRLDIAPATFEIKENGAGGVIIDTGSTLTYLPDDVQNLLYKEVRNILGGSFRKVIIETYPWLYCYLGVVSRDLVGFPVVTFHFAQGADLALDTGSFFEQLTDSVFCMAIGPVSATGLDNRSSVIGLLAQQSYNVGYDLVNQIVYFQRIDCQLLSG, from the coding sequence ATGGCACTTGTACAAGAAACTTTGATTCTTGTGTTACTAACCTTCTCAACCTGGTGTTTCTCAACATCAATCAGCACCAATTCTTCAACAACCACATCCTTGGCTAAATTACCAAATGCTACAACTGCAAAGCCTAAAAGATTGGTCACCAAACTCATTCATCAAAGATCTGTTCACCATCCACACTACAACCAAAGTGAAACAGCCAAGGAAAGGATCGAACTCGACATCCAACATTCCATTGCACGTGTCACGTATTTGCATGCGAGGATTGAAGGAACTATGGCTGCCAACGACCATAGGACTCAACTTTCTCCCTCCTCATCTGGTAGAACGATAATGGCAAATATCTCGGTAGGCCAACCTCCCACCCCACAGCTAGTTGTCATGGACACTGCCAGCGAAATCTTCTGGATTATGTGCAACCCTTGCTCGAATTGTGATCAGCATTTAGGTCAACTTTTTGACCCTTCAAAGTCTTCCACCTACACCCAATTATGCAGGACACCTTGCGGCTTTCGAGGCTGCAATTGCCACCCCTTGGATAGGTCGCCATTCAGTATCACCTATGCAGACCATTCCTCTGCATCGGGAACCCTTGCCTATGAAACGTTAGTCTTTGAGACATCTGACGAAGGTTCCATTCAAATACCAAATATAGAATTCGGGTGTGGCCGCGacattgtgtacaataatgatccAGGGTATAATGGAATATTAGGACTAAACAATGCACCTATGTCTTTGGCATCACAAATAGGCCATAAATTCTCTTACTGCATAGGAAGCCTAGCTGACAAAAGTAGTAATTACAACCAACTGATCCTAGGCGAAGGAGCAGATCTTGAAGGCTATCCAACCCATTTTCAAGCTCTTCGTGGCATGTATTATATCACCATGGAAGGCATAAGTATAGGAGAAAAGAGGCTTGACATTGCTCCTGCAACTTTTGAGATAAAAGAGAATGGTGCGGGTGGTGTCATCATTGACACAGGATCTACGCTCACCTACCTACCTGATGATGTGCAAAATTTACTATACAAGGAAGTTAGGAATATCCTCGGCGGGTCCTTTAGGAAAGTTATAATCGAAACTTATCCCTGGCTATATTGCTATTTGGGGGTTGTGAGTAGAGATTTAGTTGGATTTCCAGTGGTTACATTCCATTTTGCTCAAGGTGCAGACTTGGCTTTGGACACAGGAAGCTTCTTTGAACAGCTCACAGACAGCGTATTTTGCATGGCTATAGGTCCAGTCAGTGCCACTGGCCTCGACAACCGATCTTCTGTTATCGGCTTATTGGCTCAGCAGAGTTACAATGTCGGATATGACCTTGTTAACCAGATTGTTTACTTTCAAAGAATTGATTGTCAACTGCTTAGTGGCTGA
- the LOC130973776 gene encoding pentatricopeptide repeat-containing protein At5g57250, mitochondrial-like, with the protein MFYTRRPFSSSSSSCSSKNHSLQTLLKRGFTPTLKSINIFLLSLLRHRKFNLIIHLFTSATLIPTNPTTHSILTWALLHSRSFQDAENLILTHFTHSHPRIWDTLIRTHHDPQRALFLLRYCLQNGAVLPSPLTFSSLIHRLSSQGDLGMAMEALEIMTDHRVRYPFDDFVCSSVISGFCRIGKPELALGFYDNAVGSGALLRPGLVTLTAIVGALVRLGRLDEVCGLVRRMEEDGIGLDVVLYSVWVCGYVKGNDLVEVFRKMREMVVVKGIDHDHVSYTILIDGFSKLGDVEKSFGILAKMIKEGKRPNKVTYTAIISAYCKKGKVEEARGVFDRIGELGIELDEFVYAVLIDGYCRIGDFGSVFKLFVEMEKRGVSPSVVTYNTIINGLCKFGRTSEADELSKDVAADVITYSTLLHGYTEEENTPGILQTKRRLEEAGIAMDIIMCNVLIKALFMMGAFEDVYALYKGMPEMGLVPNSVTYCTMIDQYCKVGRIDEALVVFDDFRKTSFSSPVCYTSIIHGLCKKGMVEMAIEALVELNDKGLELSRYTFRMLMRTILTEKGAKEVLDLVYTMEGLGQDLYESVCNDAIFLLCRRGFLEDAYRLCLMMRKTGLYVTRNSYYSVLRSYLSNRNREHMLPLLNIFLKEYGLVDPMMRRILACFLCLKDIHSPLQFMGKTISLPVSILRILIKEGRALDAYKLVVKTQDSLQVMYADYAILIDALCKGGYLNKALDLCAFVEKKGITLDIVVYNSIINGLCHEGRLIEAFRLFDSLEKLNLIPSEITYATLIYALSREGYLVDAEHVFSKMVLKGFQPKTQVYNSLLEGISKFGQLENALELLNDMETKYIEPDSLTVSAVINCHCQKGNMEGALQFYYKFKRKDVSPDFFGFLYLIRGLCSKGRMEEARSVLREMLKSKNIEEIINIVNNEVYNESIGGFLAILCEQGSIQEALAVLNEIASTLYPVLRFSTYNQGAHAQRNISELNAGLQSSRRLSSSCRTGLDFGSCDASDESDLTINNDSHVTRSRPLNFDFYYSVIATHCAKGELQKANQVAKGMLSHLSRGAEHKKEERK; encoded by the coding sequence ATGTTCTACACAAGAAGACCattctcctcctcttcttcttcttgctcctCAAAGAACCATTCACTCCAAACGTTACTGAAGCGTGGATTCACACCAACCCTGAAATCCATCAACATATTCCTCCTCTCCCTCCTCCGCCACCGCAAGTTCAACCTCATCATCCACCTCTTCACCTCTGCCACACTCATCCCCACTAACCCTACCACCCACTCCATCCTCACATGGGCACTCCTCCATTCTAGAAGCTTCCAAGATGCCGAGAATCTCATCTTAACTCACTTCACCCATTCCCATCCTCGCATCTGGGACACACTCATCCGTACCCACCATGACCCTCAAAGGGCACTCTTTCTTCTACGCTATTGCCTCCAAAACGGTGCTGTTTTGCCCTCTCCTCTCACTTTCTCTTCTCTTATTCACAGGCTCTCTTCTCAGGGGGACCTAGGCATGGCAATGGAGGCGCTGGAGATCATGACAGATCATAGGGTAAGGTACCCTTTTGATGATTTTGTTTGTAGCTCCGTGATTTCTGGGTTTTGTAGGATTGGGAAGCCTGAACTTGCGTTAGGGTTTTATGACAATGCTGTGGGTTCTGGGGCACTGTTGAGGCCCGGCTTGGTTACTTTAACTGCAATTGTTGGTGCACTTGTTAGGTTGGGGAGGCTTGATGAGGTTTGTGGTTTGGTTAGGAGGATGGAGGAGGATGGGATTGGTTTGGATGTTGTTTTGTATAGTGTTTGGGTTTGTGGGTATGTTAAAGGGAATGACTTGGTGGAGGTTTTTCGAAAGATGAGGGAAATGGTGGTGGTGAAGGGTATCGATCATGATCATGTGAGTTATACTATACTCATTGATGGGTTTTCTAAGTTAGGCGATGTGGAGAAGTCATTTGGGATCTTGGCTAAGATGATAAAGGAAGGGAAGAGACCCAATAAGGTCACTTACACTGCAATAATATCTGCTTATTGTAAGAAGGGTAAAGTTGAGGAAGCACGTGGTGTTTTTGACAGGATAGGTGAGTTGGGAATTGAGTTGGATGAGTTTGTGTATGCAGTTTTGATTGATGGATATTGTCGGATTGGAGATTTTGGTAGTGTCTTTAAGCTATTTGTTGAAATGGAGAAAAGAGGGGTTAGTCCTAGTGTTGTTACGTATAATACCATAATAAATGGTTTGTGCAAGTTCGGGAGGACGTCTGAGGCGGATGAGTTATCGAAAGATGTGGCTGCAGATGTGATTACGTACAGCACGTTGTTGCACGGTTATACCGAAGAAGAGAACACTCCGGGGATTTTGCAGACAAAGAGGCGACTAGAAGAAGCTGGAATCGCCATGGATATCATAATGTGCAATGTGCTGATCAAAGCATTGTTTATGATGGGGGCTTTTGAAGATGTTTATGCTCTTTACAAAGGAATGCCGGAAATGGGCCTGGTTCCGAATTCTGTTACTTATTGCACAATGATTGATCAGTATTGCAAGGTAGGTAGAATTGACGAGGCACTTGTGGTATTTGACGACTTCAGAAAAACATCATTCTCTTCACCTGTATGCTACACTAGTATTATTCATGGCCTCTGCAAGAAGGGTATGGTAGAAATGGCCATTGAGGCATTAGTCGAACTCAATGATAAAGGACTGGAGTTAAGTAGATATACATTTAGGATGTTAATGAGGACAATTCTCACTGAAAAGGGAGCAAAAGAGGTTTTAGATTTAGTTTACACAATGGAAGGATTGGGCCAAGACTTATATGAGTCAGTATGTAATGATGCGATCTTTTTATTATGCAGAAGAGGATTTCTTGAGGATGCATATCGCTTGTGCTTGATGATGAGAAAGACAGGTTTATACGTTACAAGAAATTCTTATTATTCTGTTTTGAGAAGCTATCTTAGTAACAGGAATAGGGAGCACATGCTGCCCCTATTGAATATCTTTCTAAAAGAATATGGCCTAGTTGATCCAATGATGCGAAGGATACTAGCATGCTTCCTATGTTTAAAAGATATCCATAGTCCCCTTCAATTTATGGGAAAAACAATCTCTCTTCCTGTCTCCATCCTCAGGATTCTGATAAAGGAAGGTAGAGCTTTAGATGCATATAAGCTTGTGGTAAAGACTCAAGATAGTTTACAAGTCATGTATGCTGATTATGCCATTCTGATTGATGCCTTATGCAAGGGAGGATATCTCAATAAAGCATTGGATCTTTGTGCCTTCGTTGAAAAGAAAGGGATCACTTTGGACATAGTTGTATATAATTCTATAATAAATGGATTGTGCCATGAGGGACGTCTTATTGAAGCATTTCGGCTATTTGATTCATTGGAGAAACTTAATTTGATACCATCTGAAATAACTTATGCCACATTAATTTATGCACTAAGTAGGGAGGGATATCTGGTAGATGCCGAGCATGTTTTCAGTAAAATGGTCCTGAAGGGCTTTCAACCAAAAACACAAGTTTATAATTCACTACTTGAGGGTATTTCAAAGTTTGGTCAATTAGAGAATGCGCTCGAGCTTCTAAACGATATGGAGACAAAATATATTGAGCCTGACAGCTTGACGGTTAGTGCTGTCATAAATTGCCATTGCCAAAAGGGCAACATGGAAGGAGCACTTCAATTCTATTATAAGTTCAAGAGGAAGGATGTATCACCTGATTTTTTTGGGTTCTTGTACTTGATAAGAGGATTATGTTCAAAGGGACGGATGGAAGAAGCTAGGAGTGTCTTGAGAGAAATGCTCAAATCGAAGAATATTGAAGAGATAATTAACATAGTTAACAATGAGGTTTATAATGAGTCAATAGGTggctttcttgccattttgtgTGAGCAAGGAAGTATTCAAGAAGCCCTTGCAGTTCTCAATGAAATTGCAAGCACGCTTTATCCTGTTCTAAGGTTTTCTACATATAATCAAGGAGCTCATGCACAGAGGAACATTTCTGAGCTGAACGCTGGTTTACAATCTTCAAGGCGTCTATCCTCCTCTTGTAGAACTGGTTTGGATTTTGGATCTTGTGATGCTAGCGATGAAAGTGATCTTACAATAAATAATGATAGTCATGTGACAAGGTCCCGGCCACTCAATTTCGACTTCTATTATTCCGTGATTGCCACACATTGTGCCAAAGGGGAGCTACAGAAAGCTAATCAAGTAGCTAAGGGAATGCTTTCCCACCTAAGTCGAGGAGCTGaacataaaaaagaagagagaaaatga
- the LOC130974869 gene encoding protein FAR1-RELATED SEQUENCE 5-like produces MPGIFTDTEMNEQYQEDDDFNQQEELVSDQDMMDEHNEFEQDFRDEFTEGAFFSESDMSDYILEAAYAVDSVQDITSLKFSENVAEEIGKYHFSTLHLAFDFYMKYSKSKGFTERKSKTFKNSSGEIYRQMFVCHRQGFRMEKYYTMRKRKKEPRLETRTGCEARMDVKFVPESGRWHIFYFSNEHNHDLLDTQFSAMLPAHRKMSEVDIMQMMNMLKLGISTSQIFGLLASQAGGYEFVGYGPRDMYNEIARQRRQIPGDAARVLKKLEDMRLKDPQLYFKSDGISQLDYRLFGDVIAFDATYKKNKYSCPLVIFSGVNHHNQTIVFAAALIADETTDTYIWLLRQLMFAMRGKTPTSIITDGPWRLGMQ; encoded by the exons ATGCCAGGTATATTTACAGACACTGAGATGAATGAGCAATACCAGGAGGACGATGACTTTAACCAACAAGAAGAGCTAGTAAGTGACCAAGATATGATGGATGAACATAATGAATTCGAACAAGATTTCAGAGATGAATTTACCGAGGGAGCGTTTTTTTCTGAATCTGATATGTCAGATTATATCCTTGAAGCCGCTTATGCGGTTGACTCCGTGCAAGACATTACATCTTTGAAATTTAGTGAGAATGTTGCGGAGGAAATTGGCAAATACCACTTTTCTACTTTGCATCTTGcatttgatttttatatgaaGTACTCAAAGTCGAAGGGCTTTACTGAAAGGAAGAGCAAGACCTTCAAGAATAGTAGTGGCGAGATTTACAGACAAATGTTTGTATGCCATAGGCAAGGATTCAGGATGGAGAAATATTACACGatgagaaaaaggaagaaggagCCTAGATTGGAAACAAGAACTGGATGTGAAGCCCGAATGGATGTTAAATTTGTACCAGAAAGTGGAAGGTGGCATATCTTTTATTTCTCTAACGAACACAACCATGATCTATTGGATACACAATTCAGTGCTATGTTGCCTGCCCACAGAAAAATGTCAGAGGTAGATATTATGCAAATGATGAACATGCTAAAGTTAGGGATTAGCACCTCACAGATATTTGGTCTTCTAGCTAGTCAAGCAGGCGGGTACGAATTTGTTGGCTATGGTCCCAGAGATATGTACAATGAGATTGCTCGGCAAAGGCGTCAAATTCCTGGTGATGCAGCACGAGTGTTGAAGAAGTTAGAGGATATGCGGTTGAAGGATCCACAATTATATTTCAAG TCTGATGGGATTAGCCAACTAGACTACCGACTCTTCGGGGATGTTATTGCTTTTGATGCTACGTACAAGAAGAATAAGTATAGTTGTCCATTAGTAATATTCAGCGGGGTTAACCACCACAACCAAACAATTGTTTTTGCTGCTGCGTTAATTGCGGACGAAACTACTGATACATATATTTGGCTCCTGCGTCAGCTCATGTTTGCAATGAGGGGCAAGACCCCGACCTCAATCATAACTGATGGGCCATGGCGATTAGGAATGCAGTGA